A genomic window from Megalobrama amblycephala isolate DHTTF-2021 linkage group LG2, ASM1881202v1, whole genome shotgun sequence includes:
- the LOC125263123 gene encoding myosin heavy chain, fast skeletal muscle-like isoform X4, with amino-acid sequence MGDGEMECFGPAAVFLRKPERERIEAQNTPFDAKTAFFVTDADEMYLKGTLVSKEGGKATVKTHSGKTVTVKEDEIFPMNPPKFDKMEDMAMMTHLSEPAVLYNLKERYAAWMIYTYSGLFCVTVNPYKWLPVYDSVVVAGYRGKKRIEAPPHIFSISDNAYQFMLTDRENQSVLITGESGAGKTVNTKRVIQYFATVGAMSGPKKAEPVPGKMQGSLEDQIVAANPLLEAYGNAKTVRNDNSSRFGKFIRIHFGTTGKLASADIETYLLEKSRVTFQLSAERSYHIFYQLMTGHKPELLEALLITTNPYDYPMISQGEITVKSINDVEEFIATDTAIDILGFNADEKISIYKLTGAVMHHGNMKFKQKQREEQAEPDGTEVADKIAYLMGLNSADMLKALCYPRVKVGNEMVTKGQTVPQVNNAVSALCKSVYEKMFLWMVIRINEMLDTKQPRQFFIGVLDIAGFEIFDFNSLEQLCINFTNEKLQQFFNHHMFVLEQEEYKKEGIDWEFIDFGMDLAACIELIEKPMGIFSILEEECMFPKATDTSFKNKLHDQHLGKCAAFQKPKPAKGKAEAHFSLVHYAGTVDYNIVGWLDKNKDPLNDSVVQLYQKSSLKVLAFLYASHGAAEAEGGGGKKKKKGGSFQTVSALFRENLGKLMTNLRSTHPHFVRCLIPNESKTPGLMENFLVIHQLRCNGVLEGIRICRKGFPSRILYGDFKQRYKVLNASVIPEGQFIDNKKASEKLLGSIDVDHTQYKFGHTKVFFKAGLLGTLEEMRDEKLATLVTMTQALCRGYVMRKEFVKMMERRESIYSIQYNIRSFMNVKHWPWMKLYFKIKPLLKSAETEKEMAAMKENYEKMKEDLTKALAKKKELEEKMVSLLQEKNDLQLQVAAETENLSDAEERCEGLIKSKIQLEGKLKEATERLEDEEEINAELTAKKRKLEDECSELKKDIDDLELTLAKVEKEKHATENKVKNLTEEMASQDESIAKLTKEKKALQEAHQQTLDDLQAEEDKVNTLTKSKTKLEQQVDDLEGSLEQEKKLRMDLERAKRKLEGDLKLAQESIMDLENDKQQSDEKIKKKDFEISQFLSKIEDEQSLGAQLQKKIKELQARIEELEEEIEAERAARAKVEKQRADLSRELEEISERLEEAGGATAAQIEMNKKREAEFQKLRRDLEESTLQHEATAAALRKKQADSVAELGEQIDNLQRVKQKLEKEKSEYKMEIDDLTSNMEAVAKSKGNLEKMCRTLEDQLSEIKAKSDENIRQLNDMNAQRARLQTENGEFSRQLEEKEALVSQLTRGKQAYVQQIEELKRHIEEEVKAKNALAHAVQSARHDCDLLREQYEEEQEAKAELQRGMSKANSEVAQWRTKYETDAIQRTEELEESKKKLAQRLQDAEESIEAVNSKCASLEKTKQRLQGEVEDLMIDVERANALAANLDKKQRNFDKVLADWKQKYEESQAELEGAQKEARSLSTELFKMKNSYEEALDHLETLKRENKNLQQEISDLTEQLGETGKSIHELEKAKKTVESEKSEIQTALEEAEGTLEHEESKILRVQLELNQVKSEIDRKLSEKDEEMEQIKRNSQRVIDSMQSTLDSEVRSRNDALRVKKKMEGDLNEMEIQLSHANRQAAEAQKQLRNVQGQLKDAQLHLDDALRGQEDMKEQVAMVERRNNLMQAEIEELRAALEQTERGRKVAEQELVDASERVGLLHSQNTSLINTKKKLEADLVQVQGEVDDSVQEARNAEEKAKKAITDAAMMAEELKKEQDTSAHLERMKKNLEVTVKDLQHRLDEAESLAMKGGKKQLQKLESRVRELESEVEAEQRRGADAVKGVRKYERRVKELTYQTEEDKKNVIRLQDLVDKLQLKVKAYKRQAEEAEEQANTHLSRYRKVQHELEEAQERADIAESQVNKLRTKSRESKDEE; translated from the exons ATGGGAGATGGTGAGATGGAGTGCTTCGGCCCGGCGGCCGTTTTCCTCCGGAAGCCAGAAAGAGAGAGGATAGAGGCTCAGAACACCCCCTTTGATGCCAAAACGGCATTCTTCGTGACAGATGCAGACGAGATGTACCTGAAGGGTACTCTTGTTAGTAAAGAGGGAGGAAAAGCTACTGTCAAAACTCACAGTGGGAAA ACTGTCACGGTAAAAGAAGATGAAATCTTCCCCATGAATCCTCCCAAGTTTGACAAAATGGAGGACATGGCCATGATGACCCACCTCAGTGAGCCTGCTGTGCTGTATAACCTCAAAGAGCGTTACGCAGCATGGATGATCTAC ACCTACTCTGGCTTGTTCTGCGTCACTGTCAATCCCTACAAGTGGCTCCCAGTGTACGATTCAGTCGTTGTGGCTGGATACAGAGGCAAAAAGAGGATTGAAGCCCCGCCTCACATCTTCTCCATCTCCGACAACGCCTACCAGTTCATGCTCACTG ATCGTGAGAACCAGTCTGTCCTGATTAC TGGAGAATCTGGTGCTGGAAAGACTGTGAACACAAAACGTGTCATTCAGTACTTTGCAACTGTTGGTGCAATGTCTGGACCGAAGAAGGCAGAACCTGTCCCTGGAAAAATGCAG GGATCACTGGAGGACCAAATCGTGGCAGCCAACCCTCTGCTGGAGGCTTATGGTAATGCCAAGACTGTGAGGAATGACAACTCCTCTCGTTTT GGTAAATTCATCAGGATTCACTTTGGGACCACTGGAAAACTGGCCTCAGCTGACATTGAAACTT aTCTGCTGGAAAAGTCAAGAGTAACATTCCAGCTGTCTGCTGAGAGGAGCTACCACATCTTCTACCAGCTCATGACCGGACACAAGCCAGAGCTGCTCG AGGCCCTGCTCATCACCACCAACCCTTACGACTATCCAATGATCAGCCAGGGTGAAATCACTGTCAAGAGTATCAATGATGTGGAGGAGTTCATTGCCACAGAT ACTGCCATTGACATTCTGGGCTTCAACGCTGATGAGAAAATCAGCATCTACAAGCTGACAGGTGCTGTGATGCATCATGGGAACATGAAGTTCAAACAGAAGCAGAGAGAGGAGCAGGCTGAACCTGATGGCACTGAGG TGGCCGATAAAATCGCTTACCTCATGGGCCTCAACTCTGCTGACATGCTGAAAGCTCTGTGTTACCCCAGAGTGAAGGTCGGAAATGAGATGGTGACCAAAGGCCAGACAGTACCACAG GTGAACAACGCAGTCTCTGCGCTCTGCAAGTCTGTCTATGAGAAAATGTTCTTGTGGATGGTCATCCGTATCAATGAGATGCTGGACACAAAACAGCCTAGACAGTTCTTCATTGGTGTGCTGGACATCGCTGGATTTGAGATCTTTGAT TTCAACAGCTTGGAGCAGCTTTGCATCAACTTCACAAATGAGAAACTGCAACAGTTCTTCAACCACCACATGTTTGTTCTggagcaagaggagtacaagaAAGAAGGCATTGATTGGGAGTTCATTGACTTTGGAATGGACTTGGCTGCCTGCATTGAGCTCATTGAGAAG CCAATGGGCATCTTCTCCATCCTTGAAGAGGAGTGCATGTTCCCCAAAGCTACAGACACAAGCTTCAAAAACAAGTTGCATGATCAGCATCTGGGCAAATGTGCAGCTTTCCAGAAGCCCAAGCCTGCCAAAGGTAAGGCAGAGGCCCACTTCTCTCTGGTGCACTACGCCGGCACTGTGGACTACAACATTGTTGGCTGGTTGGACAAGAACAAGGATCCACTGAATGACTCCGTTGTGCAACTCTACCAAAAGTCATCACTCAAAGTGCTGGCCTTCCTCTATGCCTCTCATGGAGCTGCAGAAG CTGAGGGAGGCGgtggaaagaagaagaagaagggtGGTTCCTTCCAGACTGTCTCTGCACTTTTTAGG GAGAACTTGGGTAAGCTGATGACTAACCTGAGGAGCACTCACCCTCACTTTGTGCGCTGCTTAATTCCTAATGAGTCCAAGACTCCAG GTCTGATGGAGAACTTCCTGGTTATCCACCAGCTCAGGTGTAATGGTGTGCTGGAAGGTATCAGAATCTGCAGGAAGGGTTTCCCCAGCAGAATCCTCTATGGTGACTTCAAGCAGAG ATACAAAGTATTAAATGCTAGCGTCATCCCTGAGGGACAGTTCATTGACAACAAAAAGGCTTCAGAGAAACTCTTGGGCTCTATTGATGTTGACCACACCCAATACAAGTTTGGACACACCAAG GTGTTCTTCAAAGCTGGTCTGTTGGGTACTCTTGAGGAGATGAGAGATGAGAAACTGGCAACACTGGTTACCATGACTCAGGCTTTGTGCCGTGGATATGTCATGAGGAAGGAGTTTGTCAAAATGATGGAGAGGAG AGAATCCATTTATTCCATCCAATACAACATCCGCTCATTCATGAATGTGAAACATTGGCCATGGATGAAGCTCTACTTCAAGATCAAGCCTCTTCTGAAGAGTGCAGAGACTGAGAAAGAAATGGCAGCCATGAAGGAGAACTATGAGAAAATGAAGGAGGATCTAACAAAGGCATTAGCTAAAAAGAAAGAGCTCGAGGAGAAAATGGTTTCACTTCTTCAGGAGAAAAATGACCTTCAACTGCAAGTAGCTGCT GAAACTGAAAACCTCTCTGATGCCGAGGAGAGATGTGAAGGTCTCATCAAAAGCAAGATCCAACTCGAGGGAAAACTCAAAGAGGCAACCGAGAGACTGGAGGATGAGGAGGAAATCAATGCTGAACTCACTGCCAAGAAGAGGAAACTGGAGGACGAATGCTCtgaactgaagaaagacattgaTGACCTGGAGCTCACCTTGGCCAAAGTGGAGAAGGAGAAACATGCAACAGAAAATAAG GTTAAAAACCTGACGGAGGAGATGGCTTCTCAGGATGAGAGCATTGCCAAGCTGACCAAAGAGAAGAAAGCTCTCCAAGAGGCACACCAGCAGACTCTTGATGACCTTCAGGCAGAGGAAGACAAAGTCAACACTCTGACAAAATCTAAGACAAAGCTTGAGCAGCAAGTGGATGAT CTTGAGGGCTCACTGGAGCAAGAGAAGAAGCTTCGTATGGACCTTGAGAGAGCCAAGAGGAAGCTTGAGGGTGATCTGAAACTGGCCCAGGAGTCCATAATGGACCTGGAGAATGACAAACAGCAATCAGATGAGAAGATCAAAAA GAAAGACTTTGAGATTAGTCAGTTTCTCAGCAAGATTGAGGATGAACAGTCTTTGGGAGCACAGCTTCAGAAGAAGATAAAAGAACTTCAG GCCCGTATTGAGGAGCTGGAAGAGGAAATTGAGGCTGAGCGAGCTGCTCGTGCTAAAGTGGAGAAGCAGAGAGCTGATCTCTCCAGGGAACTTGAAGAGATCAGCGAGAGGCTTGAGGAAGCTGGTGGTGCCACTGCTGCCCAGATTGAGATGAACAAGAAGCGTGAAGCCGAATTCCAGAAGTTGCGTCGTGATCTGGAAGAGTCCACCTTGCAGCATGAAGCTACGGCCGCAGCTCTCCGAAAGAAGCAGGCAGACAGTGTGGCTGAGCTTGGAGAACAGATCGACAACCTCCAGCGGGTCAAGCAGAAGCTGGAGAAGGAGAAGAGTGAATACAAGATGGAGATTGATGACTTGACAAGCAACATGGAGGCTGTGGCTAAATCAAAA GGTAATTTAGAGAAGATGTGCCGTACCCTGGAAGACCAGCTGAGTGAAATCAAGGCCAAGAGTGATGAAAATATTCGTCAGTTGAATGACATGAATGCACAACGTGCAAGACTTCAGACTGAAAATG GTGAATTTAGTCGCCAACTTGAAGAGAAAGAAGCACTTGTTTCACAATTAACTAGAGGAAAACAGGCTTATGTACAACAAATTGAGGAACTCAAAAGACATATTGAGGAAGAAGTCAAG GCCAAGAACGCTCTGGCCCATGCGGTTCAGTCTGCACGCCATGACTGTGATTTGCTCAGAGAGCAGTATGAGGAAGAGCAGGAGGCCAAAGCTGAACTCCAGCGTGGAATGTCTAAGGCCAACAGTGAGGTGGCTCAGTGGAGAACAAAATATGAGACTGATGCCATCCAACGCACTGAGGAGCTTGAGGAATCCAA GAAAAAGCTGGCCCAGCGTCTGCAGGATGCTGAAGAATCCATTGAGGCTGTGAACTCCAAGTGTGCCTCTCTGGAAAAGACCAAACAGAGACTGCAGGGTGAAGTAGAGGATCTCATGATTGATGTGGAGAGGGCAAATGCATTGGCAGCCAACCTTGACAAGAAGCAGAGAAACTTTGACAAG GTGCTAGCAGATTGGAAACAGAAGTATGAGGAAAGCCAGGCTGAACTAGAAGGTGCTCAGAAAGAAGCTCGTTCTCTCAGCACTGAGCTCTTCAAAATGAAGAACTCCTATGAGGAAGCTCTTGACCACCTGGAGACCCTGAAGAGGGAGAACAAGAATCTGCAAC AGGAGATTTCTGACCTCACTGAACAGCTTGGAGAGACTGGAAAGAGCATTCATGAGTTAGAGAAAGCCAAGAAGACAGTGGAGTCTGAGAAATCAGAGATCCAGACTGCACTTGAAGAAGCTGAG GGCACCCTGGAGCATGAAGAGTCCAAGATTCTTCGTGTGCAGCTGGAGCTGAACCAGGTGAAGAGTGAGATTGACAGGAAGCTTTCTGAGAAGGATGAGGAGATGGAACAGATCAAGAGGAACAGCCAAAGAGTGATCGATTCCATGCAGAGCACTCTGGACTCTGAGGTCAGGAGCAGAAATGATGCCCTGAGAGTCAAAAAGAAGATGGAGGGAGATCTGAATGAGATGGAGATCCAGCTGAGTCATGCCAACCGCCAGGCTGCTGAGGCCCAGAAACAGCTCAGGAACGTCCAAGGCCAACTCAAG GATGCCCAGCTGCACCTTGATGATGCTCTCAGAGGACAGGAGGACATGAAGGAACAGGTGGCCATGGTGGAGCGCAGGAATAACCTGATGCAAGCAGAGATTGAGGAGCTGAGAGCTGCACTGGAGCAAACAGAGAGAGGCCGCAAAGTGGCGGAGCAGGAGCTGGTTGATGCCAGCGAGCGTGTGGGACTGCTGCACTCACAA AATACAAGTCTTATTAACACCAAGAAGAAGCTTGAGGCTGATCTGGTCCAGGTTCAAGGTGAGGTGGATGATTCAGTCCAGGAGGCCAGAAATGCAGAGGAGAAGGCCAAGAAGGCCATCACTGAT GCTGCCATGATGGCTGAGGAGCTGAAGAAGGAGCAGGACACTAGTGCTCACCTGGAGAGGATGAAGAAGAACCTGGAGGTGACTGTCAAAGACCTGCAGCACCGTCTGGATGAGGCTGAAAGTCTGGCCATGAAGGGTGGAAAGAAACAGCTCCAGAAACTGGAGTCCAGG GTGCGTGAGTTAGAGTCTGAAGTTGAAGCTGAGCAGAGACGTGGTGCAGATGCTGTGAAAGGAGTGCGCAAGTATGAGAGGAGGGTGAAGGAGCTCACCTACCAG ACTGAGGAAGACAAGAAGAACGTGATCCGACTGCAGGATCTGGTAGACAAGCTGCAGCTGAAAGTGAAGGCCTACAAGCGCCAGGCTGAAGAAGCT GAGGAGCAGGCCAACACTCACCTGTCCAGGTACAGGAAGGTGCAGCATGAGCTGGAGGAGGCTCAGGAGCGCGCTGACATCGCAGAGTCCCAGGTCAACAAGCTGAGGACCAAGAGCCGTGAG AGTAAAGATGAAGAATGA